One Aethina tumida isolate Nest 87 chromosome 5, icAetTumi1.1, whole genome shotgun sequence genomic window carries:
- the LOC109597635 gene encoding E3 ubiquitin-protein ligase MARCHF3 gives MSSSNGCTDVVHGQTVVSDNYGLDGLDTISETLVDEVLPDTSSNYSASPDESNRLISLMVPKIATWNEQNSKLLEKDNVRTTSSIDSSIYQNSDSDELDQNDKPQLSRILKRITCKSNSESKTSTDTICRICHGGESSDDLVKPCKCRGTVALVHLKCLERWLRESSHSNCELCQHHYKIIRQPKYSIIKSIFVFLRHPGTHLKEILTDLLAFSLYTPSAIASTYMLMMICESLLKNNIIVSGSLSSHLIAFSAVFGIAAIDFTYSCWIMSLAEKHYNVWSDWYKKNLKLKVVVSKLDTKTVKRKKPRNTKYLKRSNKV, from the exons ATGAGCAGTAGCAATGGATGCACAGATGTAGTACATGGTCAAACTGTTGTCAGTGATAACTATGGACTTGATGGATTGGACACTATATCAGAAACTCTAGTAGACGAG GTATTACCAGATACATCATCTAATTATTCAGCATCTCCAGATGAATCAAATCGCCTCATATCCCTTATGGTACCAAAAATAGCCACATGGAATGAACAAAATAGcaaattattggaaaaagaTAACGTACGAACAACATCCTCAATag attcgtctatatatcaaaattcgGATAGTGATGAACTGGATCAGAATGACAAACCACAGTTGTCCAGAATTTTGAAACGGATTACTTGTAAATCAAACTCTGAG TCCAAAACTTCAACTGATACAATATGCCGGATATGCCATGGAGGCGAGAGTAGCGACGATCTGGTGAAGCCTTGCAAGTGTCGTGGTACAGTGGCCCTAGTCCATTTGAAATGTTTGGAAAGATGGCTCAGAGAGTCCAGTCATAGTAACTGCGAGCTATGTCAGCAtcactataaaattatacgacAACCGAA gtACAGcattattaaatctatttttgtcTTTCTGCGACATCCTGGAAcacatttaaaagaaattttaactgATTTGTTGGCCTTTTCGCTGTACACTCCGTCTGCGATTGCTTCGACCTACATGTTAATGATGATATGCGAATCActcttaaaaaacaatattattgtcagtGGCTCACTCTCATCCCATCTGATTGCTTTTTCAGCGGTGTTTG GCATAGCCGCCATAGACTTTACTTATTCCTGCTGGATCATGTCACTAGCAGAGAAACACTACAACGTTTGGAGTGACTGGTACaagaagaatttaaaactCAAAGTTGTCGTTTCGAAACTGGACACTAAAACAGTCAAAAGGAAAAAACCAAGGAACACTAAATATCTGAAACGATCCAACAAAGTCTAA
- the LOC109597640 gene encoding protein Skeletor, isoforms B/C produces MNVLVFVGLLLLITTGHCQEDDGPYKGKYLGKLNSYHHQVSGDVYAVDEYTLLLKSFSYDGNGADTFFWAGAANRPGPQGFIVTDEHGKTNVLDRYFNKDFTLTLPDNKKITDIKWFAIYDIWSQNTFGDIYIPEEFEPPTKQKISQLAGKKNGVVSEVVEILDAKRIKLQDFTYDGKAQQAYFWVGVGPQPASKGFKVPDEYGYLDPLREYKNETIIIELPGDLTIFEIDWLSIFDLANNDNLGSILIPEALNVPPSLIKIIPHKNDLPNCLQLHKDYQVSWEIFGPQITIQLAGQVDEDEYLAFGISGSPDTSQMLGSDVAIAYIDGYRGFATDYNITALAPCVKVLGQFKGVCKDELVGGQDSNQMNTAIRENGINIITYRRQLISPDNGDKEFPSEGKVFIVWAIGKLDQNKEPAFHDYFPKNNISIEVSPKEPQNTCFSFTKSEPEPQEPWPTAQIFDKTIRVFNAYIGPAGGKRAYQSLSGHTSTGLAWYVNGYMAPELWLRRGLTYAFRVFGGNNPHSAEHYHPLIITDEQYGGFDKLSDDLQSKIRVLAGVEYSRRGRPRATVTGPLCLSKHKPGKDSRLDDTFLNFKKFNRSLEYSCEQGDPGILEFTPNSSWPDIVYYNSFTQGNMGGKIHIIDSYSARTSSAVSHLSNILIVCSLYLFVKQFV; encoded by the exons ATGAACGTTCTAGTGTTTGTCGGCCTGCTGCTGCTAATTACCACGG GACATTGTCAGGAGGACGATGGCCCATACAAAGGGAAATATTTAGGAAAACTCAATTCATACCATCACCAAGTCTCCGGTGATGTTTACGCAGTCGACGAATATACGTTGCTGTTGAAGTCGTTTAGTTACGACGGGAACGGTGCCGACACATTCTTCTGGGCCGGTGCCGCCAACCGGCCAGGTCCACAAGGGTTCATTGTAACTGATGAACATGGAAA AACCAACGTTTTGGACCGTTACTTCAACAAAGACTTCACCCTAACTTTGCCtgacaacaaaaaaatcacCGACATCAAATGGTTCGCTATTTACGACATCTGGAGTCAGAACACGTTCGGTGACATCTACATACCGGAAGAGTTCGAACCTCCCACCAAACAAAAGATCTCTCAGCTTGCCGGAAAGAAAAACGGCGTTGTTTCTGAAGTGGTGGAAATTTTAGATGCCAAAAGGATTAAATTACAAGACTTCACCTATGACGGGAAAGCTCAGCAAGCTTATTTCTGGGTTGGAGTTGGACCTCAGCCAGCTTCGAAAGGTTTCAAAGTCCCTGACGAATATGGATA tttggaCCCTTTGAGAGAGTACAAAAATGAAACTATAATCATCGAACTTCCCGGGGATTTAACGATATTCGAAATTGATTGGTTAAGTATATTCGACTTGGCCAACAACGATAATTTAGGTTCAATTCTTATTCCTGAAGCCCTAAACGTACCACCGTCTCTTATAAAAATCATA CCACACAAAAATGATCTCCCGAACTGCTTACAACTGCACAAGGACTATCAAGTATCCTGGGAAATATTTGGACCTCAAATAACCATTCAACTAGCTGGACAGGTGGATGAAGACGAATATTTGGCTTTCGGCATATCAGGATCTCCAGACACAAGTCAGATGTTAGGATCAGATGTAGCTATAGCCTACATCGATGGTTACAGAGGCTTCGCCACTGACTACAATATAACTGCTTTGGCCCCT TGTGTAAAAGTACTTGGACAATTTAAAGGAGTATGTAAGGATGAATTGGTGGGTGGCCAAGATAGCAACCAAATGAACACAGCCATCAGAGAAAATGGTATAAACATCATCACCTACAGGCGACAGCTGATTTCTC ctgATAATGGTGATAAAGAGTTTCCGAGCGAAGGCAAAGTTTTCATAGTGTGGGCAATAGGAAAACTGGATCAAAACAAAGAACCAGCCTTCCACGACTACTTCCCAAAGAATAATATCAGCATAGAAGTAAGCCCGAAAGAACCCCAAAACACGTGTTTTTCTTTCACCAAGTCCGAACCGGAGCCTCAAGAACCTTGGCCCACTGCGCAAATCTTCGATAAAACAATACGAGTGTTCAACGCATACATCGGCCCAGCTGGTGGCAAAAGAGCGTATCAATCCTTGTCGG gACACACGTCTACCGGACTGGCCTGGTACGTTAATGGTTATATGGCACCTGAGCTCTGGCTTAGAAGAGGCTTGACGTACGCATTTAGAGTATTCGGCGGCAACAATCCCCACAGTGCCGAACATTATCATCCGCTCATCATCACCGACGAACAATACGGTGGCTTCGATAAACTGAGCGACGATTTACAGTCGAAGATTAGGGTTTTGGCCGGTGTGGAATACTCGAGGAGGGGAAGACCAAGGGCAACAGTCA CTGGTCCTTTGTGTCTCTCAAAACACAAACCAGGTAAAGATAGTCGGTTGGACGACACGTTCTTGAATTTCAAGAAGTTCAACAGATCGTTAGAATACAGCTGTGAACAAGGTGATCCTGGAATACTCGAGTTCACACCTAACTCCTCTTGGCCCGATATTGTCTACTATAATTCCTTCACCCAGGGTAACATGGGTGGTAAAATACATATCATCGACAGCTACAGTGCAAGAACATCATCGGCAGTGTCACATTTGTCCAACATCTTAATAGTCTGCTCTCTGTACTTGTTTGTTAAACAATTCGTGTGA
- the LOC109597634 gene encoding E3 ubiquitin-protein ligase rififylin produces MPCTRCRSDFNLLNWKIKCGECDDKYCNKCLKKWDGILYCDKCMILLKRPPDRVKLMELKPKDLQAYLNKNNISTYGIVEKQELVDLLCNKHIPQKPKKGFVEKVTANIGGTAQINQFIDSLIPQSPEQRNSRPKGATSSSPPPRPPDLSPTHQQPRTSFPPHHSAPPQPSAPPSEEASQFNVRLEHTSETVNVETAVDAATTIEPQPTTSTAPAQSEEIKKEETPSGSPLPPKYPKLSDFQEVDELSSLSAKQLKQLLTLNRVDFKGCVEKNELLERAVRLWIDNNELHRELPENIQDLCKLCMDGPLDCVLLECGHIATCIECGKKLAECPICRQYVIRVVRTFKA; encoded by the exons ATGCCCTGCACAAGGTGTAGATCCGATTTTAATTTgctaaattggaaaataaaatgcgGAGAGTGTGATGATAAATATTGCAATAAGTGCTTAAAAAAATGGGATGG AATATTGTATTGTGACAAATGCATGATTCTCTTAAAAAGACCACCTGATCGAGTCAAACTAATGGAATTAAAGCCAAAGGATTTACAAGCATACTTGAACAAGAACAATATATCCACCTATGGAATAGTGG aaaaacaGGAACTAGTCGACTTGCTGTGCAACAAACATATTCCTCAAAAGCCTAAAAAAGGATTTGTGGAAAAGGTGACTGCAAATATTGGGGGAACAGcgcaaatcaatcaatttatag ATTCGCTAATTCCTCAATCACCGGAACAACGTAACAGCCGACCGAAAGGCGCCACATCATCGTCCCCACCTCCACGTCCGCCCGACCTGTCGCCGACGCATCAACAACCCAGGACGTCATTCCCGCCCCATCACAGCGCCCCGCCCCAACCGTCCGCGCCTCCATCAGAAGAAGCGTCACAATTCAACGTCAGACTCGAACACACATCGGAGACCGTTAACGTGGAAACAGCGGTCGATGCGGCTACTACAATTGAACCTCAGCCTACCACATCGACTGCGCCTGCGCAGAGCGAAGAAATCAAAAAG GAGGAGACGCCTAGTGGAAGTCCATTGCCGCCTAAGTATCCGAAACTGTCTGACTTTCAAGAAGTGGATGAACTCAGCAGTCTATCAGCAAAGCAGCTGAAACAGCTGCTGACGCTGAATAGAGTAGACTTCAAGGGGTGCGTAGAGAAAAACGAACTGTTGGAGAGGGCTGTGCGTCTGTGGATAGATAACAACGAGCTCCACAGAG AACTACCCGAAAATATTCAAGATCTCTGCAAGCTTTGTATGGACGGGCCGTTGGATTGCGTACTGTTAGAGTGCGGACATATCGCCACATGCATAGAATGCGGTAAAAAGTTGGCTGAGTGTCCCATCTGTCGCCAGTATGTGATAAGGGTGGTACGAACATTCAAGGCGTAG